The Nitrospirales bacterium genome includes a window with the following:
- a CDS encoding IPT/TIG domain-containing protein — MKPILVKEEPICSPNKRPHIDAVEPDEVKPGDKMIVTGRFFGEKKECLYKVIIGSEEAKNLTYINEQKVEVIVPDSARPGMTFLNIQSGGGAARSAILVQRAQ; from the coding sequence GTGAAGCCAATTCTGGTCAAAGAAGAGCCGATTTGTAGTCCGAATAAACGACCGCATATCGATGCTGTCGAACCAGATGAGGTCAAGCCCGGTGATAAGATGATCGTGACTGGCCGTTTTTTTGGAGAGAAAAAAGAGTGCCTCTACAAGGTCATTATTGGGTCGGAAGAAGCCAAAAACCTGACCTACATTAACGAGCAAAAGGTTGAGGTCATTGTTCCAGATTCGGCGAGACCAGGGATGACTTTTTTAAACATTCAATCGGGTGGCGGAGCGGCACGTTCTGCCATACTCGTACAGCGTGCTCAGTAA
- the cobU gene encoding bifunctional adenosylcobinamide kinase/adenosylcobinamide-phosphate guanylyltransferase, whose protein sequence is MQGGRKNEFIFILGGARSGKSDLALQLCRSFTPRAFVATAEPLDQEMESRIRTHQRHRRGKWDTVEIPVELSAWFRTQGRNYEGVVVDCLTLWLNNVLGEKTLRKKIPSLLKDWLQSVREVPGRVIVVSNEVGLGIVPGEPLARNFRDVAGRMNQQVASVADEVYFVVSGIPLRLK, encoded by the coding sequence GTGCAAGGCGGACGAAAAAATGAGTTCATCTTCATACTGGGAGGAGCGCGATCGGGGAAAAGCGACCTGGCGCTTCAACTCTGCCGGTCGTTTACGCCGCGGGCATTTGTCGCGACGGCGGAGCCTTTAGATCAGGAAATGGAGAGCCGCATTCGGACGCATCAACGCCATCGTCGTGGAAAGTGGGATACGGTCGAGATTCCGGTGGAACTAAGCGCCTGGTTTCGAACCCAGGGAAGAAACTATGAAGGCGTTGTGGTCGATTGCCTGACATTGTGGCTGAACAATGTTCTTGGAGAGAAGACCCTTCGAAAAAAAATCCCTTCTTTGCTGAAGGATTGGCTGCAATCTGTTCGTGAAGTCCCTGGCCGAGTCATCGTGGTCAGCAATGAAGTGGGGCTTGGCATCGTTCCTGGTGAGCCTCTCGCTCGAAACTTTCGGGATGTGGCCGGTCGCATGAATCAACAAGTCGCCTCAGTGGCCGATGAAGTCTACTTTGTGGTAAGCGGCATTCCTCTTCGTCTTAAATAA
- a CDS encoding HNH endonuclease, producing MEMTLLLNATYEPLRVVDWQKAITLLWQGKVEVLEFHDRDIRGVSISLKLPSVMRLLKVVKLRGNYHAVKFSRINIFTRDNYTCQYCCKRFRTEELTFDHVRPIAQGGKKTWENIVTACWRCNNRKSGRLPHEANMKLLKKPVKPRWTPRLTLMIGIRHAPESWRDYLYWNMELDAEG from the coding sequence ATGGAAATGACCTTACTCCTCAATGCTACCTATGAACCACTGCGGGTAGTCGATTGGCAAAAAGCCATTACGCTCCTGTGGCAGGGAAAGGTGGAAGTCCTTGAGTTTCACGACCGTGATATCAGGGGCGTGTCAATTAGTCTGAAACTGCCTTCGGTCATGCGGCTCCTCAAGGTTGTCAAACTCCGTGGCAACTATCATGCGGTAAAGTTTTCCCGCATTAATATTTTTACCCGCGATAATTACACCTGCCAATATTGCTGCAAACGGTTTCGGACCGAAGAATTGACCTTTGACCATGTCAGGCCTATCGCGCAAGGCGGGAAGAAAACCTGGGAAAATATTGTCACGGCCTGTTGGCGGTGTAATAACCGTAAGAGTGGGCGCTTGCCGCATGAGGCAAACATGAAGTTATTGAAAAAACCTGTCAAGCCCCGGTGGACGCCCCGCCTTACGTTAATGATCGGCATCCGTCATGCCCCGGAAAGCTGGCGGGATTATCTCTATTGGAATATGGAGTTGGATGCTGAGGGTTAG
- a CDS encoding putative zinc-binding metallopeptidase yields MTVMNRKASACERESVATAREESTVIEPEWAEWSDRQLLELRLCDLHVQIKGTSLAKQIKQLHRELATQKLLFRPHCWLSDDWYCPDGIPGIAIPFYMGHPRLAKLEHSQMLEVEGGTAEWCMRILRHEAGHAIENAFRLRRRTRRQQLFGKTSEPYPENYLPKPYSKSFVLHLDTWYAQSHPDEDFAETFAVWLTPGSDWKERYKGWPALRKLNYMDSLMKELAGVPPPVTNKQRLDPLPALCKTLGEHYRQKRERYGLDYPNFYERDVRRLFSDSKEYQGQPTAVSFIRRFRKEVRRKVADWTGEYQYTIDQVLEDIVNYCRDRQLRLTIPEDQAKLDFTILLTVQTMNYLHGGGHRVVL; encoded by the coding sequence ATGACTGTGATGAATCGAAAGGCCAGCGCTTGCGAGCGAGAGTCGGTGGCGACGGCGAGGGAAGAGAGCACCGTCATCGAACCGGAATGGGCCGAATGGTCCGATAGGCAACTCTTGGAGTTGCGTCTCTGTGATCTTCATGTTCAAATCAAAGGTACATCTCTCGCCAAACAGATCAAGCAACTTCATAGAGAACTCGCAACGCAAAAATTACTGTTTCGTCCGCACTGTTGGCTGTCGGATGACTGGTACTGCCCGGACGGCATCCCGGGTATCGCCATACCGTTTTACATGGGGCATCCACGGTTAGCCAAGTTGGAGCACAGTCAAATGCTTGAGGTTGAAGGAGGGACTGCAGAGTGGTGCATGCGCATTCTTCGACATGAGGCCGGGCATGCGATTGAAAATGCGTTTCGATTGCGACGGCGTACCCGGAGGCAGCAGCTCTTTGGCAAAACGTCCGAGCCGTATCCGGAGAATTATCTGCCAAAACCCTACAGTAAAAGCTTTGTCTTACATTTAGACACCTGGTATGCGCAGAGTCATCCCGATGAAGATTTTGCTGAAACTTTCGCGGTGTGGCTGACTCCCGGTTCGGATTGGAAAGAACGATATAAGGGGTGGCCAGCGCTCCGGAAGTTGAACTACATGGATAGTCTGATGAAGGAGTTGGCTGGCGTGCCTCCTCCCGTCACGAACAAGCAACGTCTGGATCCATTGCCGGCGCTCTGTAAGACACTTGGGGAACATTACCGACAAAAGCGTGAACGCTACGGCCTCGACTATCCGAATTTTTACGAACGAGATGTGCGACGATTGTTTTCAGACTCGAAGGAATACCAGGGGCAGCCGACCGCTGTGAGCTTCATTCGGCGGTTTCGAAAAGAAGTCCGGCGAAAAGTGGCTGATTGGACCGGGGAATATCAATATACCATCGATCAGGTCCTGGAAGACATCGTGAACTATTGTCGCGATCGACAGCTCCGCCTTACCATTCCTGAAGATCAGGCGAAACTCGACTTTACGATCCTGCTTACGGTTCAAACGATGAACTATCTTCATGGAGGAGGCCATCGGGTCGTGTTATGA
- a CDS encoding ATP-grasp domain-containing protein, with amino-acid sequence MRKLRVLALMHEALVPPDNPGDVDLATVEWKTEFDVTTTLRDMGHEVRSVGVRDDLEGIQKAIQEFKPHIAFNLLEEFNGLGSFDQNVVSYLELLGVRYTGCNPRGLVLTRDKGWSKKILTYHGILCPEFVVFPHGRAVKWNNDIPFPVIVKSISEEASLGISQASIVNDAEKLEERVKFIHDSVGSSAIVEQFIEGRELYVGVLGNKRLQVFPVWELILNNLPEDVHRVATQRVKWSVKYQKKYGITSQEAKDLTKSMMQKMKRLAKRAYGILGLNGYARLDFRLDKDGNLYFLEANPNAQIAYGEDLAESAEHAGMSYEQLLQCIVNLGLRWKPEHVR; translated from the coding sequence ATGAGAAAACTTCGCGTTCTGGCGCTCATGCATGAAGCCCTAGTTCCCCCAGACAATCCGGGGGACGTGGATTTGGCGACCGTGGAGTGGAAAACGGAATTTGATGTCACCACAACCCTTCGGGATATGGGACATGAAGTGCGGAGTGTGGGCGTACGAGATGATTTGGAGGGTATTCAAAAAGCCATTCAAGAATTCAAACCGCACATTGCCTTTAATTTACTCGAAGAATTTAACGGACTTGGAAGTTTTGATCAGAATGTCGTGTCATACCTGGAACTGCTGGGGGTCCGGTACACCGGGTGTAATCCTCGCGGGTTGGTGCTCACACGCGACAAGGGATGGTCCAAAAAAATCCTGACCTACCACGGGATTCTCTGTCCGGAATTCGTGGTGTTTCCACATGGTCGGGCCGTGAAGTGGAATAATGATATCCCGTTTCCAGTCATCGTGAAATCAATATCAGAAGAAGCCTCGCTCGGGATCTCGCAGGCCTCTATCGTGAATGATGCCGAAAAGCTCGAAGAGCGGGTCAAGTTCATTCACGACAGTGTCGGTAGCAGTGCGATCGTCGAACAGTTTATCGAAGGACGAGAGCTGTACGTGGGAGTGTTGGGGAACAAGCGGTTGCAGGTGTTTCCAGTTTGGGAACTTATCTTGAATAATCTTCCGGAGGATGTCCATCGAGTGGCGACACAACGAGTCAAGTGGAGCGTTAAATATCAAAAGAAGTACGGCATTACGTCACAGGAGGCTAAGGATCTCACCAAGTCGATGATGCAGAAGATGAAACGGTTGGCCAAACGCGCGTATGGAATTTTGGGGTTGAATGGCTATGCGCGATTGGATTTTCGATTGGACAAGGATGGAAACCTGTATTTTTTGGAAGCCAATCCCAACGCGCAAATCGCCTATGGCGAAGATTTAGCGGAATCGGCTGAACATGCTGGCATGTCGTATGAGCAGTTGTTGCAATGCATCGTGAACCTGGGGCTGCGCTGGAAACCGGAGCATGTTCGTTAG
- the nirD gene encoding nitrite reductase small subunit NirD → MTTRFITVAKTEEIAPGSCRSVELQERSLALFNLDGTIYALDNTCPHAGGPLGEGTIEGQLVACPWHGWKFDIPTGTCMKNPIDSWRVKRYEVRESDGQIQVLLPATEQHNS, encoded by the coding sequence ATGACTACACGATTTATCACTGTGGCCAAAACTGAAGAAATCGCACCCGGAAGTTGCCGGTCTGTCGAGTTACAAGAGAGAAGTCTCGCGCTGTTCAACCTCGACGGTACGATCTACGCGCTGGACAACACATGTCCTCATGCGGGCGGGCCGCTCGGGGAAGGCACGATTGAGGGTCAGCTTGTCGCATGCCCCTGGCATGGATGGAAATTTGATATTCCGACAGGGACTTGCATGAAGAACCCGATCGATTCGTGGAGAGTCAAACGGTACGAAGTCCGTGAATCGGATGGACAGATACAGGTCTTGCTTCCAGCCACTGAACAACACAATTCCTAA
- the cbiB gene encoding adenosylcobinamide-phosphate synthase CbiB, producing MSCRMVGETSQRRPAKAELSRFRVMTLALKVLAVSGLDLLAGDPRWIPHPVRFMGRMIAGYERVVLQRTQGRISRYVAGGILALGLPCLFYAGAAWLIEAVTQLHPWAGHAAWIVLGYTTLAARDLADHASEVYRRLQDGTFEEARRAVSQIVGRDTASLSEQDIVKATVESVAESTSDGVIAPLFYLAIGGPPLALAYKAVNTLDSMIGHRTEDYQYFGWAAARCDDVMNWVPARLSGLYLVVASALCLKSGRTAARVLLRDARKHSSPNSGWPEAAMAGGLRVQLGGVNEYDGRSLERPFLGDAIRILKPQQIPRAIQLMYTASGLMLLTVLGVVAW from the coding sequence ATGTCTTGCCGAATGGTCGGGGAAACCTCTCAACGCAGACCTGCTAAAGCTGAGCTCTCCCGCTTCCGAGTCATGACCCTTGCCTTGAAAGTTCTGGCGGTCAGCGGTCTGGATTTGCTGGCAGGCGATCCACGATGGATTCCCCACCCGGTACGATTCATGGGGCGGATGATCGCTGGATATGAACGAGTCGTATTGCAACGGACGCAAGGCCGGATAAGTCGCTATGTGGCTGGAGGCATACTCGCACTGGGTCTTCCCTGCCTGTTTTATGCCGGTGCAGCATGGCTCATTGAAGCCGTGACCCAACTGCATCCATGGGCCGGTCATGCGGCATGGATAGTTCTTGGGTACACGACGCTGGCTGCCCGGGACCTTGCAGATCATGCGAGTGAAGTCTACAGGAGGTTACAAGACGGAACGTTCGAGGAGGCGCGAAGAGCCGTTTCTCAGATTGTCGGACGGGATACTGCCAGCCTCTCTGAACAAGACATTGTTAAGGCAACCGTAGAATCAGTGGCCGAAAGTACTTCTGATGGCGTGATCGCACCTTTGTTCTACCTGGCCATTGGAGGGCCTCCATTGGCTCTTGCATATAAAGCGGTCAACACCTTGGACTCCATGATTGGGCATCGAACAGAGGACTATCAGTATTTCGGGTGGGCTGCGGCACGCTGTGATGACGTCATGAATTGGGTTCCAGCCCGGCTCAGCGGCCTTTATCTCGTCGTGGCCTCGGCATTGTGTTTGAAAAGCGGTCGAACGGCAGCGCGGGTTTTGCTGCGTGATGCCCGTAAACATTCGAGTCCTAACAGTGGATGGCCGGAGGCCGCCATGGCTGGCGGACTTCGAGTTCAGCTTGGGGGAGTAAATGAGTATGATGGCAGAAGTCTTGAGCGACCCTTCCTCGGTGATGCGATACGCATCTTGAAACCACAGCAGATTCCACGCGCTATTCAGTTGATGTACACGGCATCGGGATTGATGCTGCTTACGGTCCTTGGGGTTGTTGCCTGGTGA
- a CDS encoding cob(I)yrinic acid a,c-diamide adenosyltransferase, whose amino-acid sequence MMRISKVYTRTGDAGKTRLAGGQEIWKDSLRVEVYGTVDELNAVVGLARVFHEAEEAGENSAMRLEWALRWIQNTLFDLGGILATAPGDAFNNMPSITAEHVQYLENLIDDCQTDLQPLKEFILPGGGKVAGFLHLARTTCRRAERLCVKLAREEPVDEHLVKFLNRLSDAFFVLARWVAHTRNEPEYLWERETGADRNKPEKT is encoded by the coding sequence ATGATGAGGATATCGAAGGTCTATACACGAACAGGAGATGCCGGAAAAACGCGTTTGGCCGGAGGCCAGGAGATCTGGAAGGACTCCTTGCGAGTCGAAGTGTATGGGACGGTCGATGAGTTGAATGCTGTCGTGGGGTTAGCCCGTGTGTTTCATGAAGCAGAAGAGGCGGGCGAGAATTCGGCGATGCGTTTGGAATGGGCACTTCGCTGGATTCAGAATACGTTGTTTGATCTGGGAGGAATCCTGGCTACGGCCCCAGGAGACGCGTTCAATAATATGCCGTCGATCACGGCTGAGCACGTTCAGTATTTAGAAAATCTCATCGATGATTGCCAGACAGACCTCCAGCCATTAAAGGAATTCATCCTGCCCGGCGGCGGAAAAGTCGCTGGTTTCCTGCATCTTGCGCGTACAACGTGCCGTCGTGCCGAGCGACTGTGTGTGAAACTCGCACGAGAAGAGCCAGTGGATGAACATCTTGTGAAATTCTTGAACCGGCTCAGCGATGCGTTCTTCGTACTGGCCAGGTGGGTGGCTCACACGCGAAATGAGCCAGAATATTTGTGGGAACGGGAGACGGGAGCAGACCGGAACAAACCGGAAAAAACGTGA
- a CDS encoding DsrE family protein, whose product MAIPLPEGFSVQGKKLGILLSTPPENPNAHSVTRLSEEAVTAGVDVYLYLIDEGVKNLHNPPLLKLASSGVKFFVCAYGCQQHKVSTEGYPKEVTFCGLVVLSNIITGCDRFLAFN is encoded by the coding sequence ATGGCGATTCCACTCCCAGAAGGGTTTTCGGTTCAGGGCAAAAAACTGGGGATTTTATTGTCCACCCCACCGGAAAACCCTAACGCCCATTCCGTGACGCGACTGAGTGAAGAAGCGGTAACCGCTGGAGTCGATGTGTACCTGTACCTGATCGACGAAGGCGTGAAAAATCTACATAACCCGCCGTTACTGAAGCTGGCATCGTCGGGGGTCAAGTTTTTTGTTTGCGCCTACGGATGCCAACAACACAAGGTTTCTACCGAGGGGTATCCGAAAGAAGTGACGTTTTGCGGATTGGTCGTCCTCTCAAACATCATTACCGGCTGCGACCGATTCCTGGCTTTCAACTAA
- a CDS encoding adenosylcobinamide-GDP ribazoletransferase, protein MRNLWMSFSLAWNFLTILPWPWGTQAHVSTSQLAQSMRWYPFVGFLLGGMLAVSDSILLSAFSESVANMMVIVILVCITGALHQDGLADTIDALVGGKEKTQRLTILRDSHIGAIGATGLMLALGLRYAGLVSLPSGSREWVLLCFPALGRWAMVIGTWKVFYARPDGGVAAAFIEYLSIRDVIVATLILAAGMFWSLDPLRAIFLLLSIVVVVRIIVWGATRLFGGMTGDILGTINEIVEIGFLLSAPFLVRNV, encoded by the coding sequence ATGCGAAACCTGTGGATGTCATTTTCGTTGGCCTGGAATTTTCTCACCATTCTTCCTTGGCCATGGGGGACGCAGGCCCACGTTTCAACCTCACAGTTGGCTCAGTCGATGAGATGGTATCCGTTCGTCGGCTTTCTTCTTGGAGGCATGCTGGCTGTGAGTGATTCAATTCTCCTGTCGGCGTTCTCTGAATCAGTGGCGAACATGATGGTGATCGTGATTCTGGTGTGTATAACCGGAGCGCTTCATCAGGACGGATTGGCCGATACGATTGACGCGCTGGTTGGAGGTAAAGAGAAAACGCAACGCTTGACCATACTTCGGGATAGTCACATCGGTGCCATCGGGGCCACCGGACTCATGTTGGCGCTCGGGCTTCGGTATGCTGGTCTGGTGAGTCTTCCTTCGGGGAGCCGGGAGTGGGTACTCCTGTGTTTTCCTGCCCTTGGCCGTTGGGCCATGGTGATCGGAACATGGAAGGTTTTTTATGCTCGGCCTGACGGAGGTGTTGCGGCCGCTTTTATCGAATACCTTTCGATACGGGATGTCATCGTGGCCACGCTCATCCTCGCTGCAGGCATGTTCTGGTCACTTGATCCCTTAAGAGCTATCTTTCTTTTACTGAGTATCGTGGTGGTCGTACGAATCATCGTATGGGGAGCGACGCGTCTCTTTGGAGGGATGACTGGTGATATTCTTGGTACGATCAACGAGATTGTCGAAATCGGATTTCTTCTCTCGGCGCCATTTTTAGTGCGGAATGTGTAA
- a CDS encoding ribonuclease H-like domain-containing protein translates to MDRKYLAFDIETAKILPPDFGELLAHRPLGICCAATWASHNQSPALFYSKKPDGTPDGQMTQQDLSAFVDFLLSQTANGYTILTLNGLGFDFDVLAEESNRWDDCRHLARTHVDMLFHIFCEKGFGVGLNAAAKAIGLSKPENIDGSVAPQLWKDGQHGQVLDYVAQDCRLTLDIAESSEQHKAFRWITRKGTTACLDIPSGWLSVNEAMKRPLPDTSWMDKPWPRSKFTAWLDSST, encoded by the coding sequence ATGGATCGAAAATATCTAGCGTTTGATATCGAAACCGCGAAAATTCTGCCCCCGGACTTTGGGGAATTACTCGCGCACCGCCCGCTAGGCATTTGTTGTGCCGCCACATGGGCCAGCCACAACCAATCGCCCGCCCTTTTCTACTCGAAAAAGCCTGACGGCACTCCGGATGGGCAAATGACCCAACAGGATTTATCCGCATTCGTCGACTTTCTTCTTTCCCAAACCGCCAACGGGTACACCATCCTCACACTGAACGGATTAGGCTTTGACTTCGATGTTCTCGCCGAAGAATCCAATCGTTGGGATGACTGCCGGCATTTGGCACGAACCCACGTTGATATGTTGTTTCATATTTTCTGCGAAAAGGGCTTTGGCGTGGGGCTGAACGCCGCCGCGAAAGCCATAGGGCTCAGTAAGCCAGAAAATATCGATGGTTCCGTCGCTCCGCAATTATGGAAAGACGGCCAGCATGGACAGGTCTTAGACTACGTGGCTCAAGACTGCCGCCTGACCCTGGACATCGCCGAATCGAGCGAACAACACAAAGCTTTCCGGTGGATCACGCGTAAAGGTACGACTGCCTGCCTCGATATTCCCTCGGGTTGGCTCTCGGTCAACGAAGCCATGAAACGCCCGCTTCCTGATACCTCATGGATGGATAAGCCATGGCCCCGGTCCAAATTTACGGCTTGGCTCGACTCCTCAACGTAA
- the cobD gene encoding threonine-phosphate decarboxylase CobD, whose product MSAEVLHGGQVHQASLKRGKALDKILDFSASINPLGLSLAVRRAIHGAVPSLVHYPDIEATVLRQTIAETYRISEDMILVGNGSAELISVLPRALGSQHGVIVGPTFMEFERALIVAGASCSYVHARRATQYRPPIDAACRQLSKARKRPSQHKTSRSGSLSPPVDMVYLCNPNSPTGQHCSRRQILQLLGMTEKANIYLVVDEAFIEFCARGSVLNEVKKYQRLIVLRSLTKFYAMPGIRVGFLAGSPGIVQRLAEYLPLWSVNTVAQVAARAALVDETFRVRSREFMKRERKRFSQRLTHLPNVRVYPSVANFVMVELSSYEQVRVIKAGLLERGILIRDCQNFSGIKAPTIRLAVRKPRDNDRLIKALHSLLI is encoded by the coding sequence GTGAGTGCAGAGGTTTTGCATGGAGGACAAGTACATCAGGCTTCGCTAAAACGAGGTAAAGCACTCGACAAAATTCTTGACTTTAGCGCGAGTATCAACCCATTGGGGCTCTCTTTGGCCGTCCGTCGAGCCATCCACGGCGCGGTTCCTTCCCTTGTGCATTATCCAGATATCGAGGCGACAGTCTTAAGGCAAACGATCGCTGAGACTTATCGAATTTCTGAAGACATGATCCTGGTCGGCAATGGATCTGCCGAGCTGATTTCTGTCTTGCCCCGTGCGCTCGGTAGCCAGCACGGTGTAATCGTAGGGCCGACTTTCATGGAATTTGAGCGGGCGCTGATCGTCGCTGGAGCTTCTTGTTCCTACGTTCATGCCCGGCGCGCGACACAATACCGTCCACCTATTGATGCTGCCTGCCGCCAATTGTCGAAGGCAAGAAAGCGTCCTTCCCAACATAAAACGTCCCGCTCAGGGAGCCTTAGCCCTCCGGTCGATATGGTGTATTTGTGCAATCCCAATAGTCCAACAGGGCAACATTGTTCGCGACGCCAAATCCTTCAATTGTTAGGCATGACTGAGAAGGCAAATATCTATCTGGTTGTCGATGAGGCGTTTATTGAGTTCTGTGCACGTGGCTCTGTCCTGAATGAAGTCAAGAAGTATCAACGATTGATCGTGCTGAGGAGCCTCACGAAATTTTATGCAATGCCGGGAATACGAGTGGGATTTTTAGCGGGGTCACCAGGGATCGTTCAACGGCTGGCGGAGTATTTGCCTCTTTGGTCGGTGAATACTGTAGCCCAAGTAGCCGCGCGAGCTGCACTTGTTGATGAGACATTCCGTGTTCGTTCCCGTGAATTCATGAAACGGGAGCGAAAACGATTCTCCCAGCGTTTAACGCATTTGCCGAACGTGCGAGTCTATCCATCCGTTGCAAACTTCGTGATGGTCGAGCTTTCGTCCTACGAGCAGGTTCGAGTGATAAAGGCTGGCCTTCTCGAGCGCGGCATCTTGATTCGGGATTGCCAAAATTTTTCGGGTATCAAGGCTCCGACGATACGTCTTGCGGTTCGAAAACCGAGAGACAACGATCGACTCATTAAGGCTCTCCACTCTCTTTTGATATGA
- a CDS encoding SAM-dependent methyltransferase, with the protein MQLEHVVPFGRSLNEYRAMFDLSQDDLGRKILGVGDGPASFNTEMRERGHSVISVDPLYSFTGKEIQRQFDKVVNDVFEQVKCTPSDWVWTYHKSVDDLRMHRVSTLEMFLSDYEIGKEQKRYRIGELPRLPELSDHVFDLALCSHFLFLFSEHFDAQFHVTSMMEMWRVAKEVRVFPLLTLGGDSISTCWSSDSGVNTTRVCR; encoded by the coding sequence ATGCAACTCGAACACGTCGTTCCCTTCGGGCGGTCGTTGAATGAATATCGGGCGATGTTCGATCTGTCACAGGATGATTTAGGCAGAAAGATTCTTGGGGTGGGCGATGGTCCTGCCAGTTTTAACACAGAAATGCGTGAACGGGGGCACAGCGTGATATCCGTCGATCCGCTCTATTCGTTCACGGGGAAAGAAATTCAACGGCAGTTCGATAAGGTCGTTAACGATGTATTCGAACAAGTAAAGTGTACTCCATCGGATTGGGTTTGGACGTATCACAAGAGCGTCGATGACCTGCGAATGCATCGAGTCTCCACTCTAGAAATGTTTTTGTCTGATTATGAAATCGGGAAAGAACAGAAACGGTACCGGATCGGGGAATTACCGCGTTTGCCTGAATTGTCCGATCACGTGTTCGATCTCGCGTTGTGCTCACATTTTCTCTTTTTGTTCTCCGAGCATTTTGATGCGCAATTTCATGTCACATCCATGATGGAGATGTGGCGAGTCGCCAAGGAGGTGAGAGTTTTTCCACTGTTGACATTGGGGGGGGACTCGATCAGCACATGTTGGTCCAGTGATTCAGGAGTCAACACAACGAGGGTATGCCGTTGA
- the cobT gene encoding nicotinate-nucleotide--dimethylbenzimidazole phosphoribosyltransferase: MKTILPIDPRLITRAQARLDRLTKPLGSLGRLEHLAALYSAISQEEKPQCPRGRVLTLAGDHGVVTEGVSVYPSSVTAQMVVNFLHGGAAINVLARQMGVEVQIVDMGVASDLDHLDGLVVRKIGPGTKNMVLGPAMTRDEAIRSVETGIELVEQAFSDGVRLVATGEMGIGNTTSSAAITAVMTGQPISRVTGRGAGLDDDGLRRKRHVIEQALRVNDPQAGDAFDVLSKVGGYEIGGLVGVILGGASCRIPVILDGFIAGAAALLAVTLSPTCREYLIASHRSAEDGHQLVLEHLRLDPLLDLQLRLGEGTGACLAIGLLQSSILLMTQMATFDDAGVDQAS, translated from the coding sequence ATGAAGACGATTCTTCCGATAGACCCACGACTCATCACCCGAGCGCAAGCCCGGTTGGATCGGTTGACGAAACCACTGGGCAGTCTGGGGCGTTTGGAACACCTGGCCGCACTCTATTCGGCCATTTCTCAAGAGGAAAAGCCTCAATGTCCACGGGGGAGAGTGTTGACGTTAGCCGGTGATCATGGAGTCGTTACGGAGGGCGTCAGCGTGTATCCCAGTTCTGTGACCGCCCAGATGGTCGTGAATTTTCTGCATGGTGGTGCGGCCATTAATGTGTTGGCTCGTCAAATGGGAGTAGAGGTCCAAATCGTGGATATGGGTGTGGCGAGTGACCTTGATCACCTTGATGGCCTCGTTGTGCGAAAAATCGGCCCAGGCACAAAAAATATGGTTTTGGGACCAGCCATGACTCGCGATGAGGCTATTCGATCTGTCGAAACCGGCATTGAATTAGTCGAACAGGCCTTTTCGGATGGCGTGCGTCTGGTGGCTACCGGGGAAATGGGTATTGGCAATACCACATCGAGTGCAGCCATCACGGCGGTGATGACGGGACAACCCATTTCCCGTGTCACGGGACGGGGCGCCGGTTTGGACGACGATGGATTGCGTCGGAAAAGACATGTGATCGAACAGGCTCTGCGAGTCAATGATCCTCAAGCCGGCGATGCCTTTGATGTGCTGAGCAAGGTTGGCGGGTATGAAATTGGCGGGCTGGTCGGTGTCATACTTGGCGGGGCGAGTTGCCGCATACCCGTGATCTTGGATGGGTTCATTGCCGGAGCGGCGGCTCTCCTTGCGGTGACGCTTTCACCGACGTGCCGGGAGTATCTGATCGCCTCTCATCGCTCGGCAGAAGACGGTCACCAACTGGTGTTGGAACATTTGCGACTGGATCCGCTCCTCGATCTTCAGCTTCGTCTAGGCGAGGGGACAGGAGCATGTCTGGCGATTGGGTTGCTGCAATCGAGCATTTTGCTCATGACGCAAATGGCCACTTTTGATGATGCCGGTGTCGATCAGGCTTCGTAA